The genomic DNA TCTATTTCATATTATGGAAGCATATCTTTAAGACTCACTGATATATATTATACTGATGCAAATATTAAGTagggcataaaaataaaatttatcaaagaTAGATTTTTTTATGTACTCATATTCAGTCCTTTCATAGTCTCTCATTaagcaaagaaaatgacaaaagcaAACAGACGAAGCGTGCACTCCCTGAACTCCTGACTATACAGGCGGTAGTGCAACCATCTCTCCATCCATTTCAAACTCCTCTGTTCCATCCGGTGAAAAAAGGTAAGTTGGTGGTTTCCATGGAGATTCTTCAAGGCAGGATGGATACAGTTTCCCCACAGTGCATCGAAAATCTCTCCCTAGGTCCCAGAGTACACGTTCAGATATATGTTGCCGCAGAGACCACCGGTCGAGTTCCAGATCGTATTGGTAAGTGACGTATTTAGCTCTCTCATTTAAGTGGGTTTCTcgcataaacacacacagagaatttGAGATTACAACAGCTCTCACACAGGGATCTGAGTACCTCTTAGCAGGGATGTTGGCTGCCATTTTCCACTCATTTTTATTCACATCATAGACTTCCACAGTTACTGAAGACCCATCTACAGTGCCAGAGGGGAGTCTTATGCCAGAATTAGTAGCAATGTGCAACCCTCCGATATAGAAAATTTTATCACCAAAAGCTGCAGCTGAAGCAAAAGACCTGCTCGTCTGTCTCATGGCCATTTCTACCCATGAATCAGACCTTGGAAAATAACAATACATGAGGTTCAGGGTCATCACATAAATGCAGTCATGAACTACAACTGCTGCACTCCACTGCCAAGCACAAGGCAAAGGGCTTACCATTGTCCATTCATCCTTCTCAGTGTCGTATCTTTCTACAGTCCTCCGATTAAGTTCTCCACCCACACTATCTCCTCCGATTGCATAGATATAGCCTTCACAGCAAACCAAAGATGGCTTTACGCGGACAAAAAGCATTGGGGTCTTTGGAAACCAGGTATTTTGCTGTGCATCAAACCAATAAAAGCAATTCACAGTTCTAAAGGCAGTCTGAAGTTTGCTTGTTTTACTgtgatttgtttttgtgtttttcagaGGAACTTGACCACCTGCTATATAGATGTCATTATCAGGTGTTACAACGGTCCCAACCTTATGTAAATCAGCTGGTGGGCTGCACAGCTTGTAAACTTTTTCTGCTTGGGGGCTGTAACAGACTGAAGAGTAAAGACTACAAGGATTTTCTGAAGATGCTTCAATGAAAATCATCATCTCCTCTTTAGTCATTCCAAGTCTTGGTTTGAAAAACTTGGGCATGGACTTATACAGACCTTGAACAACTACTGACTTATCATTGGGTGGCAGACCTTGAAACCAAGCTCTCTGTGTTACTTCTGAAAGTGCATCAATTCTGATTTGGCTAAGAACTGAAGACAAATACTGCGATCGTGATTCTGTGTTGTACTCCAGCCATAGCATAGCAGCTTCACGAACTGTCTCCTCCTTTTCTACATTTAAATTGTCACTACTGAGAATGTCTATCAGTAGATCATGTGACAGCTgcatgaaagcttcctgatgatACACAGCCGTGAACTTGTGCTCCACCATCCTTTTAGCACTTTGTTTTAATTCCTCACAGCTGAACAGATCAGCAAAACTCAACAATCGCACACAattctctgcatttatttttttaattaaatattctcGACAACGTTGTAACACATCTTCTAcctaaaaatgggggaaaaacaaGGCTGATAAAGGCAAGCCAGACATTTGCTATGTAACACACAAGTATATTAATCAAATCTTTatactgtagttttatttttacgtACACTTGTGGGCTAAGAGAGAGTGTCTTCCCGTAATAAAAAACTAGAAGACTGTGCagggggtttcctggtggctcagatggtaaagaattcgtctgcaatgcgggagacctgggttcgatctcttggttggagaagggaatggctacccactccagtattctggcctggagaattccatggacagtggagcctggcaggcttcagtccatggggtcacaaagagtcagatacgactgagcaactttcacaatgtattgttttgcatttttcttcctgTCTAGTGGCCTACTTAACTGCCCTATTTAGGAGTCAGTAGTATAACATCAGATAGGCtcttggggacttccccagtgttTAAGACCCTGAGctaccactgcagggggtgcgggttcgatccctggtcagggaactaaaatcccatatcccacatgctgcacaaaaacaagacccccaaTAAATGACTCTTAAAAACCTAAACAGCCTAAAGGTAAGGAAATTCATGCATAAGTTAAATACTTTtaggctttaaaaaatatgtaactgAAAACCAAGTAAGAACAATATAAATCAGTACAGGAAATGATTATTGTTGAGAAGTGAGAATCTGGTTTTGTCAACGTGTATAAGATATTCATAAAAAAGCAGATATACACAATGCCTAACGATAGTTATTTGCCTTTCTTACCTGGAGCACTAGGATAACCAATCAAAAGAAAATAGTGCAGTTATAATCTAAATTTAACAACCCATCTTAGCCACTCAAAGTTTCCTAGATTTTTCTCAAGACAAAACAGATCTCAGTTGAGTTACAAGTGCTACCTCCTATATTTATTCCAGATCACAGTGATTAACTAGAAACAGTTTGTGATAAGAAGTCAGGTTGTTTGGCTTCAAAACTTGGATAGGCCAGTCAACACTTGTATAATATCAGACAAGTAGCTttcttctctaagcctcagctttCTCCTGCATAAAATGAGGAAATCCTTTAAGTGATTattttaggattaaatgagaactGATATATAGCATCAGTACAGTATCTGGCATATAAAAACATTTCATGCAGTTAATAGTGAAAGCCATGTTGACAGTCATAAAATGCCCCATCCCAGACTTGCCAGGGCAACCTTAGTCCTAGAGGAGGCAGAGTCTGGGTTTGCATTTGGGTAACCATATGCCTAAGGGTTTCattaacatgatttaaaaaaaaaaaaggaaagctgtcACTATTTACAGTAACAGTGTTCTGAAAtccaaatttcttaaaattaattatttagcaATTGTAAAAATACCTGCTTTTAGTTCttggcttttaaaaaagtaatgaaatcatttaaattaaatgattaaataatataataataataaataaattaaatcattACAGTAGGCATTTCTCCCTTTTAGGTTTGGATTCAGGATATCAATGTCTTCCATTGTAAAGCACCAGGAAGCTACCatgggcttcagtttccccagaATTACAGGTACACAAGGACACTGCACAACTGGGGGGCGGGGAGAAGAGTACAAACTAAAAAGGAGGAAAGCTACTTAAACTGGTGCTCAACCAATGTCACTGATGTTTATTCAGCACGCATTTATCTAGTACCCTCTAGGTATCATGAACTATGCTACCGAAATTTAACCTTCAGTTTGATGATTCTCCCTTTGGAGAAACTTATTTctgaaaatacaaagaattattccaaataggaaaagaaatgagaaaaatgtatttatttatttagccacaccatacagcatgtgggatcttagtttcccggccagggatcaaacctatgtcccccgCAGTGGAAGTgtgaattcttaaccaatggaccaccagaagtcctggaaaatatttttatatgcctcttaaaatttaaaagaaacgtTGAAGGGTGGAagtccctgttggtccagtggttaagactctgcttccactgcaaggagcatgggttccaaccctggttcaggaactaagattccacaagccacatggcatggccaaaaataaataaaaatgttgaagGGGAAACAAAGAGTGAGAGAGTGAAATAGTTtatcatatgtaaatatatcgtcactttttcttttagtttaattCTTTAATAGCTCAGTGTGTTCTCATGCTATTACAAATATTTGTTTGATAACTTCTGTTAAGAATCTTGACATTTTCCATGAAAAGTAATACCATCAAAAATTAGCATATCTAAGCTTTTAGCCAAAACACCAAAGCATTTAAATTTAGTAACACTGTTAAAAGCTTTTTTACTTAAGATCTAAATTCTGCGGTATACTAGGCAGAATATGAAACTAATATGAAATTTTCACTTATCTTTTCAGTAAGGTTCCCACCATAAAACTAAGTTTACTAGATGATcaaattctattgtttttcttttacacattttaaaaagagaagaaaaactttaCATTCTAAAATCTGCAATAAAATTACATAGCTATAATACATCACTGATGAAACAAtgtttcttaagaaaaataaaccacagtTAACACATACAACTGAGAGAAAAAACTGCTTACCTGCAGGAAGCACGCTGTCTCATAAAGCTGTTCTACAGTGCTGTCACTTATTGCCAAGTTACCCGTGTATGTATAGGTTATTATTATCTGTAAGGTGGCTGAGTCCACATTCCTCAgatgtatgtgtgtctgtttgCTTTCACTTAGTCCACTCATGAACATGGCCCTAcaggaagggtgggagggagagacaaAAGTAGAGCTAAAAGAAACACCAAAACTAGACCACACAGAATTTTATTTAGGGTATTTGCTGATGGACAACTTACAGGGAAAAACTTTTGAGGGAGGCAACAGAAAAGTATAATCCAGTGCCAAAGCTATACCAAACTATTCCACTATGCCATTCTGAATGATAATATCAAAATTAATTCATTCCTTATATTCACACAATGCAACTTAGCAATAAAACAAACTCTTTAATACGTACACAGACAAACCTTAAAATCATTATGGTCAGTGAAAGGCAGatacaaaagaccacatactatatgattccatttatatgaaatatccccCAAAAGCAAATATACAGAGGCAGAAGGGAGATTAGTAGTTACCTCGGGCCATGGGTAAGAAAGGTGAGTGACTGAGACTATAAGTGGGCATAAAGTGATGGAAACATTTCAAACTAGATTGTAGAGATGGTTGCAGAGCTctttaaatatacttaaatacTTAATTGTATGTAAATTAGCTTTCAACAAAGCtgttaaaatttcaatttattcaAATGATTTCCTAAAAATATGCAGGACagtttcctaaaaatattttacatgcagGAAAATATGCTGTAAAGGCAATTATGTTATGAATACAAACTAAATGTCCACATataggggagagagaaaaaaaaatgcaaagagtaTTATTACTGTATGTATAGAAAAGCCTATAGTGATCTCAAGTGTAGTATCACAACAACTAGCCTGGGCACCTCAAGGACAAGATTAGAAACGCTTTAAAGTGGATGAAGTAGTGAGTCAGGGGAGAATATAagtacttttttgggggggggagacTGCTGAACCTAAGAGGTTCAGGCATTTAGATCACAGAAGGCTTTTAAAATGAGACccaagagggaattccctggcggttcagtggttaggacccagtgctttcactgcctgggcctgggttcaatcctgcaTCGGGGGTAAGATCCACAAGCCCAACAGCAGAGCCAAAACTTTTTACTGAACTTCCTTCTACATAATGAAGAATGCTGAAGGGTTCTGAGCATGGATTCACTAGCACAATAAAACATATTCTAGAATGAATACTCCGTACTGACAGACCTCAAGTGCCAAAGGCTGGAGGCCAGAAAACTGCTTTTTTTAGGCTACTGCAATAATCTATGTTAGAAATAAGAACCACCCGAGGATGGCAGAAATGGATACAAAAGCTTTTACAAAAAACCCAACAAGATCAGGTGATTTTCTGAACACTAGCAATAAGAATAGGAAGTagattgttgttttttagttgctaagttgtgtctgactctttgcaaccctgtggactgcgcatgccaggctcctctgtcctcaactATCAGaatttgctccaattcatgttcattgagtgggTGACGCTAACCATCTTGTTCTTTGCTGCTTCTTTCTTAGATAGGAAAAGAATCAAAGCTAGCTCTTTATTTTCAAGTAAATGcctgaaaaaaaatactgttaacCATTGAGAGGAAAATTGTAAGATGGAGGAAAAAAGGTGAGTTAAATTTTAGATATGTTTAATTGAAGGTGTGGGCAGCTGAGTCAAATAGAAATAATACAATAACCAATCAAGTATTTAATATTACTGAAACTATGAAGAAAGTCAGGCATTAATGCAATAGACTGTGAATTATCTACAAAATGTCATGTGTTAAAGCCAAGTAAGTTACATGAGAGAGACtaaaaaactaagagaaaaacCCACCCAGATTCCCAATGACCAACCTGAGGTAGAGTTCTATTAGAAGAAAAAGTAAGAATGACAAAAGGTTGAGAAACATTCATCAGAGAAATAAGAACAAGCCAGTCAGTATAATGCTACTCTGGGCaagagaagcagggtgacaaaaacTGGAGCGTCAAGGGTAACAAACATAGCAAACGCAATTAGGAAAGCACTGGTGATTTCTGGTGTAGCTCACAAAGAGCAGTAAGAACAGCAACTAACTTGAAGCAGTTAGGGAATGGAAAAGTGGCAAAAACATCAATCAGGGTGTTTGAAAACTGCCTCCCAAAGAATACAGAATGGCCATAAACCTAATCAAAGTAAAGGAGAACAGGAATTATTCTCGAAAAGTATCCGAGATTTAACAAGAAAACCCTAATAAAAACACCTAAGACAGCTGGTGTCACTTATTtcacaagtctcttctctcaCATGGGAGATGACCAAAAGCAACCTGAAAAATTACGAGAGATCTGAGTAAAAATGGAAGATTTAGGGGTCATGTGCTTTTTCTCTGTTCCAATAGAAGGTAGTTAACTTTGGAAGAGGAAGTAGGGCAAGAGAACAGCTGACTATACAGATGACACTGAGACAGGTTATTCCAGGCTATAGTTTAAGACACCAGAATAGTGGACTTCTGTGAAGGATTTATGCTTCCCAAAGTCGAAAGACACTAGGGGAAGCTTAGCCAACTTGATCATAAAAATCTGAAACAggcttttcaaagaaagaataaatgctgAATTGCATATTATAGCAGGCTGAATTACCATGGTGAGAGAGGTGCTGAGTAATTCTCAAGTAATCCCTTTCACTTGGGTTCTACTATCTATGTTACTAAGAAGTAGAAACTATTACTTCAGAGGTTCTTAGGATTTTAGAGGTTTTTTTTGATTCTTGGTGGAATGGTACTGGTAAACTGCAAAAGAATGTACCTAGTTCAAAGGACAAAATTTCTCACAGTAAATTTCTAATGGTTAAATTGATGGCAACATATGTAAGGATACTGAAATCTACAAAGTTGAAAACAGAATCCAGTTGAAGAAACCTGGGAAAAGATCAAGTTATTATTGTgggaatatataataattatctaTCCAGTCCagagaaaagatatatatagGAGGAAAAATTAATACACGTGTTTGGTCTTGTGGATTATGAAACTGGCCCAGACACAGTATTGTAAAGACGGATGGATTTAATCCCAAACATGGGCAGAACTATTCTTTCTACTGTTACTTCAAATCCCTATTATCTGATTTGCTTTAGGGAGAATATATTCTTTTAGAACACCAAAGCTAAAGAAGGGAACTAACTAGTGAAAGTAATAGCAGCCTTAAAGAGATTgtgttgcttttaaaattttgatactaATGatgtatttaaactttttatttcgtCTTCCAGGAAGCCAATTCCAACCCAATtagttaaaagataaaagaataacCTCATGGCTAGAGAATTTAGAGAACAGCGTGTTAtctatacaataaaaaataaagttaacaaGGGAGGAAAAAAGGTAAGACACCTAACCCGTAATCGCATGTGTTACTTTCCTGATAAAGATGACAAGCAAATAGAATTTCTGCATAGGTTTAAAAGTTAAACAAGACAACTACTAGGGTAATAACCACAAAAGATTCTATGATTACAAATACCAATCTGGAAATCCACAAGTCATAAAGCTTTCCAATAAAGAATAATCAATTCATAAttaacagccattaaaaagggaGAACTAATGGACCTAGGTTTGACTGAATCTGTAACTCTGAATTCCTGACACTATCTACTAAgccaatggaaatgaaaaaacaaaaacaatcctGACAATCACAATCATCTGGGAAGCTCTTAAAATATACAAATCCTCAAACTCTAACTTGGACCCACTGAGTTAGATCCAGAAGAATCGTTAACTTCTGGGTTTGAAATCCAAGAATCTCTATCTGTAGAAACACCAGAGGATTCTAAGGATCCTTTCTGGGTCCATTAGGTTTTCTAGAATCACTGTTTGCAAATATGCTAAGTTTTCTaagataaaaatagttttaatgtcTGAAACTATGAAATATCCACAGTTAAACCTGAAAAAACAGCAGGAAGagcaaagcaactgacaaggcaATCTGGGTCTAAGCTTCTTTAATCATCATGAGATGTGTTATACTGGGGAACGTGAAGTTTCTACACCTTCCTCTATGTTAGCTTTGAAAAGTTAAGATTATACTGTCCTGTCCATAGCTGCCACTAAAAAGCAGCATAAAGTAAGTTTCATTGATGATAGCCACTTAAGCCAGCTAAGATTTGCTGTACGAATATACCAGTCCACATTTAATTCATCTTTACTCACTCTGTCCTCTTCAAATATTACGTAAAAATTCAACCTAAGGGCAGTGACCAAACAGGAATTTCTATGCCTTAATTCTATTTCTCCCATGAAATACATAACAAAGGAAAACCTAccttaaaaagattaaaaattgtaaaaggtcataaatgtaaagttttatttataattagcAAACAATTAAATCAACTTCTAAATTCTGAGGCACAGAGAACAACATTATCAGTTATTAACTATTTCAATCTGGGAAGGAGTCTGGTAAGGCTAAAAAGATATCACAAATGATAAAAGTAACCAACAATGagcaaaaaattcattttttcaaaggaaatcaaAGTTCTTAACACATCTAAACACTACCAATTATCGTCTAGAAGTTATTATCAAGTATACGGTAACTCTTAAATTCATAAACAAAGaccattttctaaatttaatattttaaaatcttatgagTAAGTGAAAATTACaccattcattttcctttctctttcaatGAAAAAAACAGTACTGTATTCTGAACCTTTTTGCTTCCGCATCATTAAACTTAACCTTAATTTCAAATTTCTtgtatttaatctttataaaaccTTCCCTTGCCTGTCCCTTATTTACATACACAAGGAGGTGACTGGCAAACACTTTATCACCCAAATAGAAAATTTAGGCAAAACATTAAgacatctaattttttaaattctaaatagtgtttaaaataatttctatcaaAAGATTAAAACAAGCTAACATTCTGCACTTGAAATTACAAACTAACCAAGATTAAAAGTACTTACCTAAAATAAGAGCTGCATGTTGCAAGAACCATCTTATGACAAGGGAATTCAGTGCCCTCAACAATTAACACTATGTCAGTAAACAACTGCTGTTCATAAAACAATTTCAACTGCTCCAACAAGGACACAGCATATTCAGTATTGATCTGCTTCTCCTCTTGAGTGGACATGACTGTATTCCATTAATATCTCCAGGAACAGATTAGAATAAAGTCAGTCTTACTGATGGAAGGTCAAGTGAATGcttcagaaataaagaaaggagaaactCTGCTTGCTGTTATCTGCAGCATTCAGAACCAAGACTGACACACTCACTAATGAAGAGTATCTTGCTATAGGCTTAGAATTACTATTAGGTCATCCTGTGTTAATTAGGTTCTTCAGAGTTTTTCAACACAGTCTGCACACATCTTGCTCAAATTTGCAACTGCTGTTCATCTCAAAAGAGAGTAACACACGAGGTAGATTTTGTGGCAACATCCTATGTTTGGTGGATCCTCTggagtaactaaaaaaaaaaaaaaaatacatcagtcAGAGTATCTAGGCCAGTACATttttagaatacaatatttaaacAGACTTACAtatgaattacatttttttgtAATTCAACTTTAGACAttaccataaaaataaaacatgaggaaaagaatactttaaaagtttatttgtagttttatctttttgacttctataaaaaatttaaacatttcagaaagaaCACATCAATATGCATACACTTacaaagttctttaaaaacaaaaacatacagtATGACAAAATACAGAAATGTATTACTACATGAAGACTTCATATTATACAAATATGAATGTTCTCAAAatgtgtaaatttaaaattttcagaagaTTCAAGTCCAATTTTTAGACAATTAATCTGGAAGAATTCCCCAAAACTGCCAAGATATCTGAGTGAAAGGGAGGCAAGTTCTTCCTCATGActtatcaaatattaaaatatattaacagttCTATAATAAaggcaagtaaataaaaataagtaaatataatacACTCAAGTTATAAGAAAAGGTATTAGATATGATAAAGAAGTCTTCAAATTAGAAGACTGGGTCATTCCAACAAATAACACTGGACACCcccaggaggaaaaaacaaaatctaataCCATTCATCAAAGAAATTCCAGCTGcattaaagtttaattttaaaatattatttggaaataagtatTTGTAACGTatggcaggagaaggcaatggcaccccactccagtactcttccctggaaaatcccatgggcggaggagcctggtaggctgcagtgcatggggttgtgaagagtcggacacgactgagtgacttcactttcacttttcacttccatgccttgcagaagtaaatggcaacccactcca from Bos mutus isolate GX-2022 chromosome 4, NWIPB_WYAK_1.1, whole genome shotgun sequence includes the following:
- the KBTBD2 gene encoding kelch repeat and BTB domain-containing protein 2 produces the protein MSTQEEKQINTEYAVSLLEQLKLFYEQQLFTDIVLIVEGTEFPCHKMVLATCSSYFRAMFMSGLSESKQTHIHLRNVDSATLQIIITYTYTGNLAISDSTVEQLYETACFLQVEDVLQRCREYLIKKINAENCVRLLSFADLFSCEELKQSAKRMVEHKFTAVYHQEAFMQLSHDLLIDILSSDNLNVEKEETVREAAMLWLEYNTESRSQYLSSVLSQIRIDALSEVTQRAWFQGLPPNDKSVVVQGLYKSMPKFFKPRLGMTKEEMMIFIEASSENPCSLYSSVCYSPQAEKVYKLCSPPADLHKVGTVVTPDNDIYIAGGQVPLKNTKTNHSKTSKLQTAFRTVNCFYWFDAQQNTWFPKTPMLFVRVKPSLVCCEGYIYAIGGDSVGGELNRRTVERYDTEKDEWTMVSPLPCAWQWSAAVVVHDCIYVMTLNLMYCYFPRSDSWVEMAMRQTSRSFASAAAFGDKIFYIGGLHIATNSGIRLPSGTVDGSSVTVEVYDVNKNEWKMAANIPAKRYSDPCVRAVVISNSLCVFMRETHLNERAKYVTYQYDLELDRWSLRQHISERVLWDLGRDFRCTVGKLYPSCLEESPWKPPTYLFSPDGTEEFEMDGEMVALPPV